A single region of the Armatimonadota bacterium genome encodes:
- a CDS encoding rRNA cytosine-C5-methyltransferase, whose translation MFRRFLPLEGDASAEPLVLEPIRRGIGGEVGPAQKMASPSGSVKNRAGKPPTHGPAGTLPPGGGVRGILYSMSLPELFLQRLSRIVPPERYEGCVRAFHEPPVVGARVNTLLAEREKVLCALREAGFVLHPVAWYPDAFWIPSEQRETLLASEWVQHALVYVQNLSSMIPPLVLAPQPGEEVLDLCAAPGGKTLQMAAMMRGEGSLVAVESVRGRFFKMRENLQRHGANFVHTVQAEGEWVWKRWQGRFDAVLLDAPCSSEGRFRTDDPASFRYWSPQKIADMIRKQKALMYSAIQCLKPGGRLVYCTCTFAPEENEGIIAHALKKFGEAIEIAPLPLEVEGMAPALSEWEGRTYPVSVRHARRILPSAQMEGFFVCLIHKREDADDTP comes from the coding sequence TTGTTCAGACGATTCTTACCTCTGGAGGGCGATGCTTCTGCCGAGCCGCTGGTGTTGGAACCGATTCGGAGAGGGATCGGGGGTGAGGTTGGTCCGGCGCAAAAGATGGCTTCGCCGAGCGGCTCCGTGAAAAATCGTGCAGGAAAGCCCCCCACACATGGACCGGCAGGAACCTTGCCCCCGGGAGGGGGCGTGCGTGGTATACTCTACTCGATGTCGCTACCCGAACTGTTCCTGCAACGGCTATCGCGAATCGTTCCGCCGGAGCGGTACGAGGGGTGTGTGCGCGCGTTCCATGAGCCACCCGTCGTGGGGGCGCGGGTGAACACCCTGCTGGCGGAGCGCGAGAAGGTGCTTTGCGCGTTGCGCGAAGCGGGATTTGTGCTACACCCCGTTGCCTGGTATCCCGACGCCTTCTGGATACCCTCCGAGCAGCGCGAGACGTTGCTCGCCTCCGAATGGGTGCAACACGCGCTGGTGTACGTGCAGAATCTCTCCAGTATGATACCCCCTCTGGTGCTGGCTCCCCAGCCGGGCGAAGAGGTGCTGGACCTGTGCGCTGCGCCCGGAGGCAAAACGCTGCAGATGGCGGCGATGATGCGCGGCGAAGGTAGCCTGGTGGCGGTGGAGTCGGTGCGCGGTCGGTTCTTCAAGATGCGCGAGAACCTGCAGCGGCATGGGGCGAACTTTGTGCACACCGTGCAGGCGGAGGGCGAGTGGGTGTGGAAACGGTGGCAGGGACGGTTCGACGCGGTGCTGCTGGATGCCCCCTGCTCCAGCGAGGGCAGGTTCCGCACCGACGACCCAGCCTCCTTTCGCTACTGGAGCCCGCAGAAAATCGCCGACATGATACGCAAGCAGAAGGCGTTGATGTACTCGGCAATACAGTGCCTGAAGCCGGGAGGCAGGCTGGTGTACTGCACCTGCACTTTCGCACCGGAAGAAAACGAGGGGATTATCGCCCACGCGCTGAAAAAGTTTGGGGAGGCGATAGAGATAGCGCCTCTTCCACTGGAGGTCGAGGGAATGGCTCCCGCGCTGAGCGAATGGGAAGGACGCACCTATCCGGTGTCCGTTCGCCACGCCCGGCGGATTTTGCCTTCTGCGCAAATGGAGGGTTTCTTTGTGTGTTTGATACACAAGAGGGAGGATGCTGATGACACCCCGTGA
- a CDS encoding multidrug ABC transporter substrate-binding protein, whose product MRGQLTWCDYLPVAWRALLDHRLRSLLTMLGVIIGVASVLLLISIVQGVKAEVTQQIEQFGANLLFVVSGRMNASQPFNPMSILGLSTLTREDIQAVERVPGVKRAVPIMFIAGGARRGDRWAATAIVMATDSTWQQIRSTPLVEGRFFTPQEETERVCVLAHGVKQDLFGDAPAVGERVVVNRVPFRVVGVLQRDESSSMFGNMGWDHLIFLPLTAAQQAMRSDQIHRIVIQAAPGVEPERLIAQVRTAIRQSHLGNEDFTVLTQKDLLKLIYTVLNLLQIALAGISSISLIVGGVGIMNIMLVSVTERTREIGIRKAAGARQRDIFWQFLTEAVILSLTGGVIGILVATVAVEVFRRTTILKPQITPGAIALAFGVSVLVGIVFGVAPAIRAARKEPIEALRYE is encoded by the coding sequence ATGCGCGGTCAGCTCACGTGGTGTGACTATCTGCCGGTAGCGTGGCGTGCGCTGCTGGATCATCGGCTGCGCTCCCTGCTCACGATGCTGGGGGTGATTATCGGTGTGGCGTCGGTGTTGCTGCTCATCTCCATCGTGCAAGGAGTGAAAGCGGAGGTCACCCAGCAGATAGAGCAGTTCGGAGCGAATCTGCTGTTTGTGGTCTCCGGGCGCATGAACGCCTCGCAACCCTTCAACCCGATGAGCATACTGGGATTGAGTACCCTCACCCGTGAAGACATCCAGGCGGTGGAGCGCGTGCCCGGTGTGAAACGGGCGGTGCCCATCATGTTTATCGCGGGTGGAGCACGCCGTGGCGACCGCTGGGCAGCAACTGCTATCGTGATGGCTACCGATTCCACGTGGCAGCAAATCCGCAGCACCCCGCTGGTGGAAGGCAGGTTTTTCACCCCGCAAGAGGAGACCGAACGTGTGTGCGTGCTGGCGCACGGCGTGAAGCAGGATTTGTTCGGCGACGCTCCGGCAGTGGGCGAGCGCGTGGTGGTCAACCGCGTACCGTTTCGGGTGGTGGGTGTGCTGCAGCGCGACGAATCGAGCAGCATGTTCGGCAACATGGGTTGGGACCACCTCATTTTCCTGCCCCTCACCGCCGCCCAGCAAGCGATGCGCTCAGACCAGATACACCGTATCGTGATACAGGCGGCGCCCGGAGTAGAACCGGAAAGGCTGATAGCGCAGGTCAGAACCGCTATCCGTCAGAGCCACCTGGGCAACGAAGACTTCACCGTGCTCACGCAAAAAGACCTGCTGAAGCTCATCTACACGGTGCTGAACCTGCTGCAGATTGCGCTGGCAGGCATCAGCAGCATCTCGCTGATTGTAGGCGGCGTGGGCATCATGAACATCATGCTGGTCTCCGTCACCGAGCGCACCCGCGAAATCGGCATCCGCAAGGCGGCAGGTGCACGTCAGCGCGACATCTTCTGGCAGTTTCTCACAGAGGCGGTGATTCTGTCGCTCACCGGTGGCGTGATAGGCATCCTCGTGGCGACGGTAGCGGTAGAGGTGTTCCGTCGCACCACCATCCTGAAGCCGCAGATAACGCCCGGAGCGATAGCGCTCGCCTTTGGGGTGAGCGTGCTGGTAGGGATTGTGTTCGGCGTTGCCCCCGCCATCCGCGCAGCCAGGAAAGAACCTATAGAGGCACTGAGGTATGAGTAA